The window TCAGCGTCTCCAGTGAGTCCGGCTCAGCGGTCACCTCACGCTGTAGCTGTACGTACAGCAGGACCCCTATCGCCACAGCAGCGATGACGAACGCTACGAACAGTAGCCACCAGCCACCCGGAGCCATGCCCATGCCCGTTGCCCCACCGTGGGGCC is drawn from Haloarcula sp. CBA1129 and contains these coding sequences:
- a CDS encoding SHOCT domain-containing protein, encoding MLLPTTTLLQHGPMGPHGGATGMGMAPGGWWLLFVAFVIAAVAIGVLLYVQLQREVTAEPDSLETLKQQYASGEIDETELETRADRLLQYEP